GAAATCCCTCAATTCTTCTATACCACATATCTTTGGTGTCAAAGCAATAAAGGAAGCATTGAAGCCCTTTTGGAAGTCTTGAACAgaacaaaaatgaaaatgacTTGCAGCATTACGTATATATCCTATGACAATTTGCCAACATTTTCTCGGAAAAAGGCCATGGTGAAACATTAAGTAACCTTAATTCCTTCATAACGCTTAGTAATATTACCTACCTCCTCCTCCAGGAATGGTCCATGCAGCCAATCCCTTTCTTTTTCAATGAAGACATACATATTCTCATATATAAAAGAGAGTCTCAAGAGTTCCCTGTAAAGATTCTAGTAAAATTTCAATTCCATTTTGATTTCTTCTAGATCCTTTATCACTTTGCAGTTTTAGCTAGCTAGTTGATGTTATCAAATTCTGTTAGATTTGTCATCTTTGAAAATTATGGTGTTGTCGTCTTTTTAAGCAACCATAGACAGATAAATTTTCACCTTCATGTTCTTTCCTCATCTCTGGTAGCTTCCTTGAAATCCTTTGATCAGTAGTTTTCTGTGCAAACTCTTCATCCTCTTTAAGATCTGATTTATACTGTTAATTTTCTCCATAATCTGGTACTTCATTCTATTCTGCGAAAAATATTCAAGTTCCATTCTCTTCTTCTCAAGTTTTAACTTTTGAGCCAATAAGAAGCTTGGTTGCCTTCTACTTCAAAAACAAGGATCCTTCCTTTTAACTTTGGTGAAACCATCTACCACTAACTACATGTTTTTGAATTTAAAGTAGCTGCCTTTTTCCCACTGTCCAAATGAGATCACAGTAGATTTGTCATCTGTGGAAATTTTAAGCAAGATGTTTCTGGTTAAGTTCAAAAATTGTATGTATAGACGGATTGGTTGATACTTCTTAAAACATCATCTCATTCAGTAGAGTATAGGAAGCCATCAATTCTAGATGTTACAACAAAGTCTTAACTCCTTTAATGTAAAGTTCTCACCGTGAATGAAATATATACAATGACTTTGTCTTGTATACCGAATACTATTTTAGATATAGGAAATTGTAGTGTTGGTCTTCTTTCTTCCTAGAATTTGGTCATATAAAAACTTCCTCTGTGACCCATGGGAATCCCCAAAGTTCCCTCACTGCTAGAAGTTCAAACCACAGTCCTCCCTTTCCCAGATTGCACATACGTAAGCAAACAAACAGTAAACAATTGTGATATGACTCATTATGTTAACTGGTAAATAATGGTTACTAAGTTACAGATTTTGCAAGTACACATCATCTACCTTAGAGTCAAAATCATAATGTGAAAGAGTAAAACCACGGAGTACAATCTAACTAGGGTGCCGCTTAAGCTCCTAACACTATTTACCCCAACGgtaaaattttgacttcaaggGCTACCTTAGGATAACCAGGAAAAATCCAACATCACGAGCCAACCGTAGATGTTTTGATGGAATCTCAACCCCAACACATATTTTGTAAGCTAGATGTCTAGTTAGTCTTTTCAGTTGGAACTTTCTAACCCCTGTAAATTGCCCAGAGaagtttttggaattttttatcTTCCTAGTTATAGCAtagtcttttattttttgtttatggAGCTAGCAAAATTAAATCCCCCTCTTTTGTACTATGTTCTATTTGCATTTTCTTGATGCCTTAGTTCATTAAAAAAGATAAGGTACCCCTTGAAGGCTAtgtaatacataaaaaaaaattgggatatATTCTGCTATCTCAATTGCTCTAAAAGCATCCCTTTTTCACTAGAATTGCATTCGTGGACGTCTAACATTTTTAGCTTTTGTACTCTTCAGTGTAATGTTTGTACAATTTTATATGATAGACTTTCTCTATAACAGTTTACCAAATTCTTTCTTTGAAGTATTTCAtttgcaatttattttttatgatttgcaCCGGGTGTCCGAGTCTCTTAGAGAGCCGACTAATCCCGAGGGTGCACAGGCCCTCGGCAAGGATTTTCCCGCAAGTGCACCCCGATTAATTCAGGTTTTTACCCAGTCCGATGGCCCTCATAAATTGTTTGCACCCAGTgggtttcgaacttgagaccttGAAAGGGAGAAAACCCCAAGGCTCAAGTCAATTGCCACCAGGCCAATCCCTGAGGGTTATCTCATTTGCAATTTAAAGATTAAATCCGAAACAGATTATATTCCTTAAATTGGTGAACTCATGCTTCATCCTTCAACGAAGGATATGATAGAGAACCTAGCTTTTTTTATCCTATCACAATATCAATCAATATCATGTATCTGTCTCCACTCCTTATTCAAAGCTAACCATGCATTGACTAATCGCTCTAACAAGAAGTTCTAACTTCATGAAATGAAAACACAGATTGAAAACCAACGCCTAATCATTTCATTGTGCATTTGGCATGGCAAGACTCGTTTGTTTTTCCGGAATTTTTCCCGTATTTAGTTACTCCCCTAAACTTCCATCACATATGAGCAGATGTCATTTTCCTTTATATCTATATACCAACTCCTATATATTGCACATTACTTGCTTCAATCAACCAGTTATACATTGCTATATATCCACTCTTAATATCAAAATTATCACCAAAACGTCATCCTCATATATACCTTATTCTACAACTTGTAGGATTACTATATATCACCCACTTTTATATGCAACCAGCCACTGTTCTCCCACTGAATATACTTTCATGAAGAATATTTTTCCAAAGAAAGCATACCTAACAGAATAAATCGATAATTGCACTAGAACTAATACTCCCTCCACCCAGTTAAGTGTTTTAATTTGGTTGGATATGaagtttaagaaataaaaaggaGAACATATGTATAATCCTTCTTTTAAATCTTGTAGTATTAAACTTGCTAGTTAGAATGTTGAAATTGAAAaactcaatataaatatatataaaaagagacactctttctctttttgagacagataaaaaaagaaaagtaaaacatTAAAGTTAAGACAGAGAGttacaccttgtttggatggttgttactcgttgtattatattgttaatttaaatattatatttattttgattattacttaaattttattatatcatttcatttaaATATATAGTTAGATAACGATAAAAAGTTTCATTTTGTGTAACGACCAATTTGGTGTTATCATATGGTGATCTTCATATCTTCTTATGATTTTGTccttacttattatttaataatccaattttattttttaacatatCTTTTTATAATAGCTCTACTCGTATCGTGCTTTTCTTATAgttttatcattcaaattataaatatatatataatgacatAGAACATACAATTTATTCAAACGTTATCCTAATACAACACAATACAATATTatcaatacaatataatataatatggtatgatatatgaaacaaaaagttaacaaccatccaaacaaagtgttGCCAAAAGCTCGAAAATTAGAGAGGAAAAATAAGCAATATCGGATATAGGTACCTTCATTTCTGGTATCCACCACCAATAACATTATAATCTTCTTCAACTTTAGCAGTCAAGTACGGCTTCGGAAAATCATTAACATCAAATGTCTTCTCCTTCATCATTTTCTCAACATCAGCTTTTTTAAGAACAGTTCGCCTTATAGGAGGACGATTACGCCGCTGATCACGAGAGAAGTACTTGATATCGTATACGGTATCGGGATTTGACGAAGGGATTATAGCTTGAGCTTGTGCTGTAGCAGGGGAGAAAACTCTGTACTCTGTAGCTTTTGGTAAGGCGGATACATATTCTGGACTCGATTGTGGTCCTGTTATCTCCCATGGCTTTTTCAAGTACCGTTTTAGAGTTTGGATCAGTGATTTTCCTGCCGACGCCATTGttacaagttttttttttttttttgtgattcgATTCTCTGCGAATTGCGATTTTGTATTGGGGAGGAGCAAAGGTAGGTGTGCAGTTCTAGAAATGGAAGTTCTTTCTagaattctcttctttttttaaaaaaaaaaggaaaagaaaaagaaaaagaaaaaagaaattcgTATTAATAGAAATTTACGGGTGTTTAtgaatgaaaatttcaaattctaacTAATAATTGGAAATGCCTacatattcaaatatatttatttgtttttatgaGTAAAgtaattcatattttatattcactctattttaatttgtttatcttacatttattttttagtcactttataaaaagaatatctcttttctttatttgatcattttttaattttactttcCACATAATATGTttgcaaaaaaattaaagatattttaatatattctacttatttttaatttaagactataaaatttattagacttatttacttttttaaactCTGTCTCAAATCTAAATAAGACAGACTATTGAAACGGAGAAAGTATTTGCCTGTATTTATAAAAgtctattcttttttaatttttttattcaataataacaacataatTAATGTAATCTTATTAATGGAGTATGATAAAGATAATATGTACGGAAGCCTTATCATCACATGGCGGTAGAAAAGTTATTTCGATGAATACATGAGGGAAGAAAACcatgataaaatatcaaataaggcATGACAAAACACACTACTACACACTACTACAAATTGAGTCAAAACCGACAGAAAGGATCAATTTTCTTAAGGAAAATCAACAGAGTAAGTCGTTTTTtaagaaatatacataaaaatatagcTATTTGGAATTAAATCCGAGTATTTTCTATGGCTTTGGATAATCTACTACTCGACCATCCAtactttttaattaaatattttcatcatttttatttatactcttcAATTATAAATTTacactttaaaaattaatagtCCCacaatttttgtaaaaaatgaagAGACTGCATCGATTTTctttaaaaacatatttttaaaaaaattgtattttttgcGCAAAAAAAACGTCCATCGATCAGTCttctattaaaaaaacaaaaagatggACTAGATAATCTTTTCCTTGCTTTTTTAGATTGATCTTGTCCGACAATTTTTTATCCCTTGATTTTTGCATTGTTTTTAATAGTGgcattcttaaaaaaaataataatcatatcaaaataatacgataatcaaagtaaaaataaatagtaacTGAAATCGAAGAAACAAGAAACTACAAAAGTAATACTACGATTATTAGTATAGAAGAATAAGTGATACAACACAAATTACATACCAATCTTCTATCGTAATATGTTTCCTCCACAATCTTCTATCTAAGACCATGTCTTTGGTAAGCTGAAGTTGTATAATCATGTTTTGTTTAATTATCTCTTttcaatactttttcatcatatcTCTACCTCTCCTGAAACCATTTATAGCCAACCACTTACACCTCTGCACTAGGATATTTGTGCATCTCATTTTTACATGTTCGAAACCACTTAATCtcatatcccgtattttatccTCCACCAAGTCCACTTGCATCTTATCTGATATCTTAATTTTTAGTCTTATCTTTCTTACTATGTCTATTCATCTATCTCGATATCCTCCttccataatttttattttttgaacgtGAGAGTTTGATTGGCCTTTAAAttttggtggcaccttcttgtcacgcAAGACTTTGGATGCTATCCTCCATTTCATTCATCCTATACCAATACAATCTCCCCATTACCTTGGATAATAGAACCAAGATATttaaaactttatttatttcaaataccCCCTGAACTATGACCGAAATTTCAGTCACACCTTAATTTAACTAAGGTCCTATTACCTCCCCCCCTTTGActctttttttttgcattttcgTGCACCTTTTGTGTTGGCGTTACACCTTCAACCAAGTAAGTTGGTTGTGTTTGTACACACTCACCGTCACGtcagtaattatttttatttttaaaataaaataaattttatttttttaagtttttagttctttttaaatctttttattttctttatcttgtacttaaattaagttaatacacatactttttattttaataaaaaaatcttgtatgtaaactttttaaaattgttttttaccttcattcattatattttctcttttatttttctattaattttatttactcttgttattttctttgtctttcttttttgatccaattttaaatttaattccaAATGCTTGTAttacaaattatttaatttcgaATGgctatcaaaataattttaaaaaatcaaataaaacataaaaaaattaaaacgctaaaattaaagaatacttttttaattttttttttaaagaatccacataatgttttaaaaataattaaaagtgaaaagataagaaattaatgaaagaaaaaaattaaaaaatttaaagtgaggaagaaattaaaataaatattttgcatagaaacaaatgataataattaaatatatatgtaggttttaatatcaataattatttatactaaCTAATTATAAAGTTACCAATTAAAAAAAGACATGTGTCCAATTTTTTCAACCATCACTTGCCTTCAAGAGATTGTGCACACTCTCTGTGCCGCATCAGCTTTTAGGAtgtatttattctattttaaaataattcaggGAAATAATAAGACCCTAATAAAGTTAAAGCGTGTCTCAGAAATTTCGATCATAATTGAGaatgatatttatgcattatccCTTCAACCGAAAAATAGCTAAAAATgtacatttttttcttaaattattatcaCCAGTTGCTCTAAAACAAAGAAGAATCATCCCATATTGCTCTTGAACTATTTGAAATAGCACaacttttttctttcatttaaaGTTGGGTCAAGTGTTTATGGAATGAATTTGACTGTTTTAAATGACAAAGTTTACCtaatgtaattttatataaaccgtaattatttgtattatttttttaactaaatattttttctactacTTCCTTTTAAAACTATTATACCAGCGGATCTCTATTGAAACTTTTGATAACTTAAAGTTGCGGTAAGTAATAtaacatatcaagatataataatataacataCCAAGATATAAATGAAGTTTATTATATCATTCTTAGAGCtagtaaaataaattcattattaatgcaaaaaaataatttttaaatattcatATAAGAAAAGATGCGCGcatgatatattatataaagAAGATAAGAAGTGTTTACACTACTTATTTTCTTATATGCTATTTTATATGTCTTGCACATTCACCCCCAACCCAacctcccaaaaaaaaaatacaaaagaacGAAAGGCAAAACTATCCTATTTTGAATAGTTCAAGGAcaaaattgacttatttttcttattttgaaataattgttAGTcagaaaaaagtattttttgagcttaaaaacataacataaaatattattgagtcaaaaatataatataaaatataattggCCTATTTTGAGTAATTCAGAAGTATATTTAATTCTTTCTCCCTTTAagatatatacatcaaatgtttttatatattcaaataaacACCTTTAACAATGTAAACGGTTTTAGCATTCTTAATGTAATTAGCTCATTATAGCGTAATACTATTTAGTAAAATGATAGTAATATAGTATGGTTGTAGATTTAATGCATAAAGTATAAAAATGATAGATAGCGATGGTGGACATCATAGAATATATTTTATGAGATTAATGTTTGCATAGATATAATACACGAATACAATGATTAGTATTATACATAAAGGCATGCTTTGTTAGGTGtataaaacaaaataatcatGGTATAAAATGTACATTGTTTATCCAATGTTTTGTAGAAATTATCaatttcaataaaattaatatatgtttAGTTTATACTACAATTTCGTAGGAGTATTAATTTATACTAAGATTAATGTGGTCTAAGTAATAccacaactttttttttcttttggtagaaaagataaatttatattaagtGTTCATCAATAACGTATTCAAAATTCTATAAAACTACCCATGAAGGTCTACTTAAAtcattatataatttatattaaataaaagtTTAAGTTATACATTGTATATTCAAGTTTTAATACATGTTCGAATAAAATAAATCCTAATATTATACTTTACTAAATCACTAAGACTCGCATGTATATTCAAGTTTTACTTAAAtcattatataatttatattaaataaaagtTTAAGTTATACATTGTATATTCAAGTTTTAATACATGTTCGAATAAAATAAATCCTAATATTATACTTTACTAAATCACTAAGACTCGCATTATTAATCTCTACGTTATAATGCCTTCTTAGCTTGTTCTGAGACAGATGATTCAGAATTGTAATAACGGGATTATCTttgtcattttaaatttttaatccaTGTATAACTGAAAGAGTGAAAAAAAAGAGTTGAGGGGTTAAGTTGTATGAACTAAGAAATATGAGGGAGTTAGTTGCAATTGAAATAGGGGTAGTCTGTACTTATGGAATCAAGCCCCTTAGCCGTTCCCGAGCTCCCGTCAGTTCGCAGGTAGCTTTCCCTCAAAAtattctttccttctttctcttcctaAACCAAAGTATCAAACAAATCCCTCCACTCTCTCTCACGAAGGTACTGATTACTGAATCTCTCCGCTGTCATCTTCTACAACTTCCATTTCAGGTACTTCATATTCGCTTTTTTAGTTAATGATCTGTTTAATTATTGTAACTGTTTGAGTTGGTCACTTGTTTTTCGACATTAACTTCAATAATTCATACAAACAActgtttttttgttatttttttctttttttttaataatgtatTTGCACTGCTAACGTTCTCCCTGATCAACAATTATTTGTAAATATGATGAATGTTCCTAAGTTTCTATTTTGGAAATGTCCATTGATTGAATGCTTTGGTTTCTGGTTTGGATGAAGGgctttatgtgatgaaaattgaGAACAGATCTGTGGTTGTGTGCTATGTATCTCACTTTATAGTTCTACTAGTTATTAGAGTTGCATTTGTGAATGAAACCTAAACCTGTTCTGTCCCAAAAAAATGTTTTGAATTTGTTAGGGTTTTTCTAGTCGAAAAATGTTGTGAATTTGTTAGGGTTTTTCTAATCACAGCTAGTGGTTTAACCCGGGTCGGCTCAAGCAGATAAGTGACctaatggaggtggagtactatAGTTTAATTGTACAAAaacaagggtgatatccaaaactgtaatAAATACATGGGTATCAATTtgctaagtcacactatgaagttttgggaaagagtggtggagatgagggtgaggaaaTGAGTGTCTATTTTTGAGaatcaatttggattcatgCTAGAACGGTCGACTATtgaagccatccaccttatgcGGAGATTGATGGAGAAGTATTGGGAAAGGAAGATGGATCtttatatggtgttcattgaccttgaaaaagcttatgacaaagtcccgagggatgttctctggaggtgtttggaggctaaaagtgttccgatggtgtatattagggcgataTAGGACATATACTATGGAGCTGAGACTCGGGTTAGAACGGTGGGAggagactcagagcactttctaGTGAGATGGGGCTACATCAGGGATCAGTTCTTAATCCTTTCCTATTCGCCTTCTTGATGTATGAGTTGACGCGgtctattcaggaggaggttccttgatgtatgttatttgtaGACGACATAATATTGGTTGATGAGACACAGGACAAAGTTAATGTAGGTTGGAGGCTTAGAGACAGACTCCGGAGTCCAAAGAGTTCAGGTTGAGCAAGaccaaaatagagtatttggagtgcaaattcGGTGGTGTGGTAGATGAAGCAGACAagttgagcaggaccaaaacaaagtatttggagtgcaaattcaaTGGTTTGGTAGATGAAGCAGACGcggaagtgaggcttgccacacAACCTATTTCGAAGAGAGAAAGTTTTATGTATCTTGGGTCCGTACTCTAGGGTAGTGGGGACGTCGACAGTGACGTCACACATCGCATTGGAGTGGAATTGATAAAATGAAGGCTTGCTTCTGGAGTCCTATGCGATAAGAAAGTACCACCCAAACTTAAAGGAAGTTTTACAAAGTGGCAGTTAGACTGTCCCTGTTGTATAGGGTGGAGTGCGGACCAatcaagaactctcatgttcaaaaatgcaTGTTgtggagatgaggatgttgtgatGGATGTGTGCTCATActaggagcgacaagattaggaataaggttattcgggagaagtTAGGAGTGGTCTCTGTGGCAGACAAAATGAGGAAagtgagactgagatggtttagaCATGTGCAAAGAAGGTGTGACGCTCTAATGAGGAGGTGCGAGAGGCTGGTTGTAGGGGGAAATCAGAGGGAtagaggtaggccgaagaagtattggggagaggtgattagacaagatttGATGCAGCTTCATATTATCTAGGACATGACCCTAAATAGGAAGGTGTGAAGAAtgcgtattagggtagaaggttagtaggggcGAAGGATTAGTGGAGGATCTGCATATTTTATTGTGTATCGTGTTTCTATTACACACTATTTTGCTGTTATTGTTATTTCTTTATTGTAGACAAATGTAGACCTTACATTTACCTTTTTTATTAATTGCTATGATGTCTTCAttgtttcttgttcttctttttaCTTGGGTTTGAGGCACTTCagctgagggtctttcgaaaataacCTATCTATCTcctcgaggtagtggtaaggtctgcatacactttaccctcctcaaATCTCtcttagtgggatttcactaggtatgttgttgttgttgttaatttcTTCTAATAATACTTTATCAATTGACTGTATAGCCAACCCATTTAATCTTTCTTAAGACATTGTTAATCTTAGCTAAGATgttatcaattttaatttttaatttttttcctgcTAAGGCAACAGTTACAAGGACTGTTAACATTGTTCTATAAGCATCATAAGCATTTAAGAAAGAATCAAAtctttttatttgattcattaTATTGATTTGAGTATTTTCTTCTACTTGTACTATTTTTCTCAACACTTTTAATTCAGAAATGTGTGTAGACATCAATATCAAAACAACTATTATATTTCAAGGTTAAATCAATGTTCTTTCAAATTCTCGTCATCTAATGATCTCAATTTTACTACTTAATAGAAaaccaaaaatattatcttatgCTTCAAATTGTTCAAATCTATTTTGAAGTGAAAAAATGGTTTGGTCAAGAATAATCAACTCTAAAATTTTTGACCAAATTATAGTActgtataattttttatatttttgttcaaaACTTAATACTATAATTTCTCTTCGTTTAtacagattttttttataatttctcTTCTTgacacatttttttttactttctacTAAAAGTACTCTTCAAAAGGAAATCTATAAGCCTATTATTAAAAAATGCACCCCCCACCAATAGAGGGTCTAAAGAACAAGAACTGCTCATTAGTCTTGATCATTTACTAGAACTGCTCTTTTGTTATATTGGTCGTTTTGTAAGTTACTAATGGAGGATGCAC
The sequence above is a segment of the Solanum dulcamara chromosome 11, daSolDulc1.2, whole genome shotgun sequence genome. Coding sequences within it:
- the LOC129874919 gene encoding uncharacterized protein LOC129874919 isoform X2; the encoded protein is MASAGKSLIQTLKRYLKKPWEITGPQSSPEYVSALPKATEYRVFSPATAQAQAIIPSSNPDTVYDIKYFSRDQRRNRPPIRRTVLKKADVEKMMKEKTFDVNDFPKPYLTAKVEEDYNVIGGGYQK